Proteins encoded in a region of the Oncorhynchus gorbuscha isolate QuinsamMale2020 ecotype Even-year linkage group LG16, OgorEven_v1.0, whole genome shotgun sequence genome:
- the LOC124000136 gene encoding protein Aster-B-like isoform X8, whose protein sequence is MDISVSMDTETENGTDWECLSDWEAIPQPQDDEIQAEAQAQWETWDWESERVPAVLSPTYKQRNEDFRKLFKQLPDSERLIVDYSCALQRDILLQGRLYVSENWICFYSNIFRWETLLTVRLKDICSMTKEKTARLIPNAIQLCTDNDKHFFTSFGARDRTYMMMFRLWQNALLEKPLCPKELWHFVHQCYGNELGLTSDDEDYVPPDDDFNTMGYCEELPVEDNDTNFAKMPDAKGDTSPLLSHRAFPNNALPCPSTIESLLPFNLAVVDEFPLCLPDGELLTLQLPGLDNRSSGPSSPAPSPSLDFNDNEDLPTELSDSSETHDEAGEVQAFHEDLNGKQYINEVYEFSVDKMYDILFTESTFMRDFLEERRFSDIVYHPWKKEKEETGNQTREIMYTISLTNPLAPKTATVTETQTLYKASQESECYIIDAEVIAHDVPYHDYFYTLNRYVLTRVAKKKCRLRVSTELRYRKQPWGLVKGFIERNFWSGLDEYFRHLELELSKVEVVLAEPHRQSPKARALRAGALRRRKRPLVHLRPPHMDEALSSVTTPEDEEVTHRHRIKHVAAGSTQTRYIPDNVPGGLALYSVSKLLLIISFVICISLVLLVFLNMMLFYKLWMLEYTTQSLTSWHGLRPQESKLPQSQLEWAQLLQSQQRYHDDELQKWKEIIKSSVTLLDEMKDSLLNLQKGMGLRDYNSESEEKRSRYH, encoded by the exons GTATTGAGTCCCACGTATAAGCAACGCAATGAGGACTTCAGAAAACTCTTCAAGCAGCTACCCGACTCAGAACGCCTCATTGTGG ACTACTCCTGTGCCCTGCAAAGAGATATCCTGCTGCAGGGGCGCCTCTACGTGTCGGAAAATTggatctgtttctatagcaacatCTTCCGCTGGGAAACGCTG cTGACGGTGCGGCTGAAGGATATCTGCAGCATGACCAAGGAGAAGACGGCCCGCCTCATTCCCAACGCCATCCAGCTGTGCACTGACAATGACAAG CACTTTTTCACCTCATTCGGAGCGAGGGACCGGACATACATGATGATGTTCAGACTATGGCAGAATGCTCTGCTAGAAAAG cccttgTGTCCCAAAGAATTGTGGCATTTTGTCCATCAGTGTTATGGCAACGAGCTGGGTCTGACCAGTGACGACGAGGACTACGTGCCGCCGGACGATGACTTCAATACCATGGG GTACTGCGAGGAGCTGCCCGTGGAGGATAATGACACCAACTTCGCCAAGATGCCTGACGCCAAGGGAGACACCAGCCCCCTGTTGTCCCACAGAGCCTTTCCCAACAACGCCCTACCCTGTCCGAGCACGATCGAATCACTCCTCCCT TTTAACTTGGCTGTCGTGGACGAGTTCCCCCTGTGTCTCCCCGATGGCGAACTCCTGACCCTCCAGTTGCCGGGGTTGGACAACCGGAGCAGTGGTCCCAGTAGCCCCGCCCCCTCGCCCTCGCTAGACTTCAACGACAACGAGGACCTCCCTACCGAGCTCAGCGACTCCTCCGAGACGCACGACGAAG cAGGGGAAGTGCAGGCCTTCCATGAGGACCTGAATGGGAAGCAGTACATAAACGAGGTGTACGAGTTCAGCGTTGACAAGATGTACGACATCCTCTTCACCGAGTCCACCTTCATGAGGGACTTCCTGGAGGAGAGACGCTTTTCAG ACATAGTCTATCACCcctggaagaaagagaaagaggagacgggcaaccagaccagagagatcatgtacaccatctccctcaccaaccCCCTGGCCCCCAAGACAGCCACCGTGACTGAGACGCAG ACGCTGTACAAGGCCAGCCAGGAAAGCGAGTGCTACATCATAGATGCCGAGGTGATAGCACACGACGTCCCCTACCATGACTACTTCTACACCCTAAACCGCTACGTGCTCACCAGGGTGGCCAAGAAGAAGTGTCGGCTCAG GGTATCCACAGAGCTGCGCTACAGGAAACAGCCGTGGGGGCTGGTCAAGGGCTTCATCGAGAGGAACTTCTGGAGTGGCTTGGATGAGTACTTCAGACACTTAG AGCTGGAGCTGAGTAAGGTGGAGGTGGTCCTGGCCGAGCCCCACAGACAATCCCCCAAGGCCAGGGCTCTACGGGCAGGGGCATTGAGGCGACGGAAACGGCCCCTGGTCCACCTGCGGCCCCCACACATGGACGAAGCCCTCAGCTCCGTCACCACGCCCGAGGACGAGGAGGTCACCCACCGCCACCGGATCAAACACGTGGCAG CAGGTTCCACTCAAACCAGGTACATCCCGGACAATGTCCCAGGAGGCCTAGCGCTCTACAGTGTCTCCAAGCTACTCCTCATCATCAGCTTTGT GATCTGTATAAG cctagtatTGTTGGTGTTTCTGAACATGATGCTTTTCTATAAGCTGTGGATGCTGGAGTACACCACACAGAGCCTGACCTCGTGGCATGGCCTACGACCACAAGAAAG tAAACTTCCACAGTCGCAGCTGGAGTGGGCCCAGCTTCTGCAGTCGCAGCAGCGGTACCATGACGATGAGCTGCAGAAATGGAAGGAGATCATCAAGTCGTCGGTGACGTTGCTGGACGAG ATGAAGGACTCACTACTAAACCTGCAGAAGGGCATGGGCTTAAGAGACTATAACTCTGAATcggaggagaagaggagtcgATATCACTGA